Part of the Pseudothermotoga sp. genome, GTGAAGTTCAACGGAAGGGAGATCAGGATCTTTCAGAAGAACCACACCGTGCTCGTGAACGGTGAATACATCAGTTCAGATGCATCGCTTCAAGATGGTATGGAGATCTTTCTGCCAAAATTCGAACCCATCGTGGTTGACGTATTGGCGAGTGTGGAAATAGACACAAAGAATTTGAAGGACTACACGATATTGCTGAACGGAAAACCAGCAAGTTTCATAGATCCAATCAAAGAAAACGATGAAGTGAACTTCATTCCGCGTTCAAAAGCTCTCGATGAAACCGAAGGAGCATCTCAATCTTCCTCCGAGTAGGTCCAGCCCAAAGAAGAACCTATCTGAAAAAGTCTTCCCCCGAGGTGGCGTGGGGAAGAACTTCGCCGACACGTGAACCATCTCCACGAAATCGAGCTGGTTCGACAGTGGATACGTTAACCCTGCGGAAAGTTCAATGTTGCCCAGAACGTAATTGGTGTAGATACCAGCAAAGATCTTCGAATTCCACGTCGGCGTGGCTTCTTCAGTTCCAAAATTGCCGAACATGATGCCCAACATGGGTCCGAGGTTGAAACTGTCCGAGCTGTAGAGGCTGAACTTCGTTAAAAATTCTAGATTGTAGAAGTCGAACTGAGACGCGCTGAATACTCCCCCCACATCGAAGCTCAAGCCAGCTTCAACTGAGAATCTTTCGTCCAGTACACCCATCGAAAGGTTCCACCCTTGAATCTTTCCGATCGATACCCCACCAGAGAACGAAAAATTCGATGAAAAAACACTCATCAAGCCCAAAGACAGCAATGAAATGAGCAAGATCTTCCTCATAGTTCAACACACCTCACTTTTCGTAAGGTACACCATCGGCTGCAGGAGGACGCGTCTTGCCGATGAAACCAGCGATGACGATCAGAGTCACGATGAATGGAAACATGTTGAAGAGAGGCTTCGTCGTCGAAGCGACCTTCAACAGGGGACTACTCTGCAACTGGTTTGCGAAGGCTTCGGAAAAACCAAAAAGCAAACTCGCCCACATGGCTCCAACGGGATTCCAATTACCAAGGATCATGGCGGCGAGCGCTATGAAACCTCGTCCGCCGGTCATCAGTTCTCTGAAATTACCCACTTCTCCCACGCTGAGGAACGCTCCACCCAGAGAGGCCATGACGCCACTCATGAGCACCCCAAAGTATCTGACTGCATAAACGTTGACACCGAGTGTGTCCGCAGCTTTTGGATTCTCCCCAACGGCCCTCATCCTCAAACCGAGCTTAGTTTTGTATATGATGAACCATGCGATGAAAACCGACGCGAAAGCCATGTATATCATCGGGCTCAGCTCGCCTATAGATTGAGCGAGGAATTTGTTCTTCATCAAGAAAGGTATGCGCACTTCAGGTATTCTACCGACGATGTCCGTTTGCCCAGGTCTACCGAATATGGGTTCCATGAGGAACCCCGTCACACCTTGAGCGAGGAGTATCAAAGCTGTGCCGGAAACGATCTGGTTGCCTCGCCACGTTATGCTGGCCCACGCGTGCAGCCAAGCCATACCCAGTCCTGTGAGAACCGCGAAGAGAACCCCCAACCACGCGTTCCCCGTCAACCAAGTGAACACCACAGAAACGAATGCACCCATCAGCATGATGCCTTCCAAGGCTATGTTGACGACCCCAGTCACTTCGCTGAACACTCCGCCGATCGAGGCGAAGATGAAAGGTGTTGCGGCCGTCAAAGTGAGTTTGTAAAACGAAGCGTTGGTGAAGATGTCCAACAGTGCGAGCAGTACTCTCATCTCAGCACCCTCTTTCGCAGAAAGATGGTCCTAACGATCCGGTCGGCCGCCACGAGGAATATGATTATCGCTTGAACGATCATTATGATGTGTTTCGGAACACCCACGAATTGCATCTCGTTCGAACCATTGCGCAGTGCACCCATCAAGAACGCAGCGAAGATGATCCCTATCGGATTGTTCTGACCGATCAGAGCGATGGAAATACCGTCAAAACCCTTGCCACCAGAAAGTGTTCCTAAAAATCTGTGATGAACTCCCATAACCTCGAGGGTGCCGGCCAATCCAGCGAGGGCTCCGCTGATTGCCATGGCGAGTACCACGTTCTGCGCCAATTTTATGCCACCGTATTCGGCGGCGTAGGGGTTGAAGCCTGCCGCCTTAAGCTCATAACCTTTGCTAGTTTCATCGAGCAGGATTTTGATCAAGATGGCAGCGATCACTGCGATGATGATACCGCTGGTCAACTCGGTCGCCTGAACCACCATCAAAGGGGGTAGTTTCGCGCTCGAAGCTATCTCAGGGCTTTTAGGTGTTCCGAATCCAACCCCCATCGGTACTGTCACCACATAGCTCGACAGATAGTCTGCGATCCAGTTCAGCATGATCGTCGTGACAACTTCGTGTGCACCCGTTTTGGCCTTCAAAACACCGGCTATAGCCGCATACCCAGCCCCTGCGAGCATGCCCACAAGCATCGTCAGTGGAATCGCAAGCACGGCAGGCATCCATGCCACGTTGATCGCGAAGGCTGTCGCGGCCATCGCGCCGATGATCATCTGTCCTTCTGCACCTATATTGAAAAGTCCTGCCCTGAAACCAAAGCCTACCGCGAGCCCTGTGAGTATGAGTGGTGTGGTCTTAACGATCGTTGAGGCGATGGCCAACCTCGAGCCGAACGCCCCTTTCAACAAGGCGATGTACGCCTCCACAGGACTTTTACCTATGAGCATTATTATCACCGAGGCGATGAGCAAAGCCAACATCACGGATAGAACCGGAACAAGGAACGACCAAAGCCTCTGGTTCAAGCCACGTGCCCCCTGATCTCTTCGAGTCTGTGCCCAGCCATCATGAGCCCTATTTCCTCGATCGTCACTGAGTTTGGAAGAACTTCTCCCATGATCTGTCCGTTGTACATGACCGCGATGCGGTCAGCCAAGGACAGAACCTCATCGAGTTCCATCGAAACCAACAATATGGCGACACCAGAATCGCGAAGTTCAATCAAAGTTCTATGGACGAACTCGGTTGCTCCAACATCCAATCCTCTGGTCGGCTGAGAAACCACCATGATTTTAGGTTGTAAACCTATCTCTCTTGCTACGACCATTTTTTGTTGATTGCCCCCAGAAAAGTTGGCTCCGAGCATCTTCGTATTGTTTGGGCGTATGTCGAACCTCTTGAACAGCTCCTCGGCGAAGTTGTTTATCGCAGCGTGGTTCAGAAACTCGCCGTTGGTGAAGGGATGTCTGTAGTGTCTCCCCAAAATGACGTTGTAGTAAGCGGGAAACTGAAGCACCAAACCATACTTATGCCTGTCTTCTGGGATGTGTCCCACACCCATTTCTCTGAGCTCTCGTGGGCCGAGGTGTGTAACATCCTTACCCAGCAAGAATATCCTTCCAAAGGTTGGTTTCCTCAAA contains:
- a CDS encoding ABC transporter permease translates to MRVLLALLDIFTNASFYKLTLTAATPFIFASIGGVFSEVTGVVNIALEGIMLMGAFVSVVFTWLTGNAWLGVLFAVLTGLGMAWLHAWASITWRGNQIVSGTALILLAQGVTGFLMEPIFGRPGQTDIVGRIPEVRIPFLMKNKFLAQSIGELSPMIYMAFASVFIAWFIIYKTKLGLRMRAVGENPKAADTLGVNVYAVRYFGVLMSGVMASLGGAFLSVGEVGNFRELMTGGRGFIALAAMILGNWNPVGAMWASLLFGFSEAFANQLQSSPLLKVASTTKPLFNMFPFIVTLIVIAGFIGKTRPPAADGVPYEK
- a CDS encoding ABC transporter permease, yielding MNQRLWSFLVPVLSVMLALLIASVIIMLIGKSPVEAYIALLKGAFGSRLAIASTIVKTTPLILTGLAVGFGFRAGLFNIGAEGQMIIGAMAATAFAINVAWMPAVLAIPLTMLVGMLAGAGYAAIAGVLKAKTGAHEVVTTIMLNWIADYLSSYVVTVPMGVGFGTPKSPEIASSAKLPPLMVVQATELTSGIIIAVIAAILIKILLDETSKGYELKAAGFNPYAAEYGGIKLAQNVVLAMAISGALAGLAGTLEVMGVHHRFLGTLSGGKGFDGISIALIGQNNPIGIIFAAFLMGALRNGSNEMQFVGVPKHIIMIVQAIIIFLVAADRIVRTIFLRKRVLR